The DNA sequence GTTCATGTGGTGACTGTGAATGATTACTTGGCAGAACGGGATGCCGAGTGGATGTCTAAGCTCTACACTTTTTTGGGACTGACCGTTGGTATTAATTTGTCGCAAATGAATCATGAGGCCAAGCAAAAAGCCTATGCCGCTGATATCACGTATGGAACTAATAATGAGTTTGGCTTTGATTATTTGCGTGACAACATGGTTCAGGATGTGGCGCAGCGGGTACAGCGCGGCCTCTCCTATGCAATTGTTGACGAGGTTGATTCGATTCTGATTGACGAAGCTCGGACCCCACTTATTATTTCGGGGCAGGCTGAAGACCATACTGATTTATATATCAAGATGAATGCGTTGCCTGCGCATCTTGATCCGCAGGTGGGAGAAGAAAAATCCGATGGTTCGGGCGTGATTAAACCAGGTGATTACTGGGTCGATGAGAAATCCCATCAGGTCTATTTGACTGAGCGTGGCCATGAAAAAGCAGAACAAATCCTGACCCAAATTGGTTTATTGAAAGAGGGCGACTCCCTTTATGCCCCGCAGAATATTAATTTGATGCATCACCTCTACGCAGCCTTACGCGCACACTCTTTGTATCACCGCGATCAACACTACGTGGTTCAGGGTGGTGAGGTCATCATCGTGGATGAGTTCACGGGCCGCTTAATGCAGGGTAGACGTTGGTCGGACGGCTTGCATCAAGCGGTTGAGGCGAAAGAGAAGGTGGGGATTCAGAACGAGAACCAAACGCTTGCCACCATTACCTTCCAGAACTACTTCCGGATGTATCAAAAATTGGCTGGCATGACCGGAACGGCAGATACCGAAGCCTACGAGTTCAAAGAGATCTACGGACTTGAAACGGTGGTGATTCCCCCCAATCGACCCAGCCGTCGACTGGATCGGCAAGATCAAATTTATAAGACCTCGCCCGAGCGCTACGCAGCAGTCACGAAAGACATTAAAGAATGTTATGAACGAGGTCAGCCAGTTCTAGTAGGCACTACTTCCATTGAGAACTCGGAGCTGATTTCTAAATTACTCGATAAAGAAAAGCTTTCTCATCAGGTTCTCAATGCAAAGCAACATGCGCGTGAGGCAGAAATTATTGCTCAAGCGGGTCGACCCAAGATGATTACCATTGCCACCAATATGGCTGGTCGTGGAACCGATATTGTTTTAGGTGGAAATGTCGAGCGGCAATCACTCCTCATTGAAGCCGATGAGTCCCTTAGTGATGCTGAAAAAGCAAAACGGATTCAGCAGTTAAAGGACGAATGGCAGGGACTGCATGATGCAGTCGTCAATGCTGGTGGTCTGCATATTATTGGTACTGAACGACATGAAAGTCGCCGCATCGATAATCAGCTGCGTGGACGTGCCGGACGTCAAGGCGATCCTGGTTCATCGCGTTTCTATCTCTCGTTAGACGATCCTTTATTGCGTATTTTTGCAGGTGATCGTTTACGTGCTGTAATGGATCGCTTAAAGATGCCCGAAGGCGAGCCGATTGAGGCGGGAATGGTAACGCGCTCAATTGAATCTGCTCAGCGCAAAGTAGAAGGACGTAACTTTGATATTCGTAAACAACTGCTCGAATACGATGATGTCGCTAACGATCAACGCAAAGAGACCTATCGACTTCGCAATCAGATTCTTGAAAGTAAAGATATTGGTGACCTGATTGCCAATTTATGCGAAGACGTTTTTACAGCAATTGTCCGCAATTACGTCCCAGTGGAATCGATGGAAGAGCAGTGGGATATCCCCGCTCTTGAGCACCTCTTGGCAAATGAATGGGGAATTACCGTTGATCTTCAAGGGTGGATTGCCAATGCTGATACGGTCGATGACGAAGAAATCGTAACCCGGGTGATTGAAGCGGCAAAGAAGAATTACAAGGCTAAAGAGGAGCTCACGGGCCGTGAGTCGTTTGCTAGCTTTGAGCGTTCGGTGATGCTATATAGCTTAGATATTCACTGGCGAGAGCATTTGGCTGCCTTAGATCGACTGCGCCAAGGAATTCATTTGCGCGGCTATGCCCAAAAAGATCCAAAGCAAGAGTATCGCCGTGAGGCATTTGAGCTCTACGCAGAACTTTTGGATGTGGTGAAAAATGATGTGATTAAGACCGTGTTTACGGTTCAGATTAAAAATGCCTCAGAGCTTGATGAAGCTGCAGAAACCATCGCTGATGATAGCCAAGTAAAAGAGATGCAATTTAAGCATAACCAGTTTGCTGAGGGGGAAAGTATCCCTGTTGAGCAGGTTGAGCATGCAATTGCACCAGCCCCAGTTCGTGATGGCCCAAAAATTGGTCGAAATGATCCTTGCCATTGCGGTAGTGGTAAGAAATACAAGCACTGCCACGGAAAAATTGCTTAATTTGAGGTTTGCCTTTCTAATTTAACGATGGCTGTTAATTTTCCAATCCTTGATCCCAAATCCCTAAGCCCTATTTCTGGGCTTGCCCTTGGGTTTGCGCAGGCTGGTATTAAGCGGGCAAATCGCAAAGATGTTTTGGTAATGCGCCTAGTTCCCGGTTCGGCAGTAGCAGGCGTATTTACCCAAAATCGGTTTTGTGCCGCTCCCGTACAGTTATGTAAACAGCATCTATTGGAGGCTAATCCAATTGAGGCATTGATCGTGAACACCGGTAATGCCAATGCAGGGACTGGTGAAGAGGGTCTGCGTCGAGCCTTTCAGACCTGTGAGGTGCTAGCAAACTCGTTTGGGCTGAGTCCAGAGCAAGTATTGCCCTTTTCAACAGGGGTGATCATGGAGCAACTACCAGCTGACAAAATTGTGGCTGCGATACCTCAAGCCGTAGCGCAATTATCTGAAGATAATTGGTTTGCAGCAGCCCAAGCGATCATGACCACCGATACCCTGCCGAAGGCGGCTTCGCAGACGATCAATACCGAGCAGGGACCTATTGTCATCACGGGTATTTCAAAAGGGGCCGGCATGATTCAGCCAAATATGGCGACTATGCTGGGTTTTGTGGGGACGAATGTTCAAGTTGATCGAGGTTTACTGCAAGAGCTCACCGCAGAGGCTGCGAACCTGTCATTTAACGCAATCACGATTGATGGCGATACATCAACTAATGATTCTTTCATCGTGATGGCCACCGGCCAATCCCTAATCCGCATTCAGAGTCGCTCTGATCCGCTCTATAGTTTATTTCGAAAGGGTTTAATTGCTATCTCTCAACAGTTAGCGCAGCTGATTGTGCGCGATGGCGAGGGTGCCACTAAATTTATAACAATTTGTGTAAAAGGCGGCAAGAATAGCCTTGAGTGCAAGCAGGTAGCCAAAGCAATTGCACATTCGCCTTTGGTTAAAACTGCGTTTTTTGCAAGCGATCCCAATTTAGGTCGGATCTTGGCTGCGGTGGGCTATGCTGGAATCGATGATCTTGATAGTGGCAAGGTCCAACTCTGGTTGGATGATGTTTGGGTTGCAAAGGATGGTGGTCGACATCCAAACTATCAAGAAGAGCAAGGTCAAGCCGTGATGAAACAATCAGAAATAACCGTCACGGTTGATTTAGGAAGAGGCGATGCGATGGAGACGGTTTGGACCTGCGATTTATCGCATGAGTATGTCTCAATTAACGCTGATTACCGCTCATAAGCAAGTTTTATCATTACGAGAACGTGAACTGTGAATGACAAACTCGATCGCCTTCTAGATCATCTCGAAACATTTTTACCGAAGCCATTGACCGATGCTGAGTGGCAAACCGCTAAGGCGTTTCGTTGGCAGCGTCGCGATAGTATTTTTGGACGAATTGGATTTCTAAAGCCAGTCAAGCACTTATCCCCAATCTCGTTTCAAGATTTAAAACATATTGATCGCCAGCGCGATGCGATTATTGACAATACCCGGCATTTTGTTGAAAAGAAGCCCGCCAATAATATTTTGTTAACAGGTGCGCGTGGTACTGGTAAGTCCTCATTGATCAAGGCCTGCCTCAATCAATTTGCTTCTCAGGGCTTGCGCTTAGTGGAGGTCGATAAGGATCACTTGGCTGATTTACCAGATATCACCGAGATTCTCGCGGCTCGTCCGGAGCGATTTATCGTGTTTTGTGATGATCTGTCCTTTGAGGATGGCGAGTCTGGATATAAGGCTATGAAGTCTGCCCTAGATGGCTCAATTTCTGCGCAAGTAGACAACATTTTGATTTATGCAACCTCCAATCGCCGTCATTTGTTACCCGAGTACATGAAGGATAACGAGTCTTATGTTCATACCGACGATGGTGAGATTCATCCAGGCGAGGTTGTTGAAGAGAAAATCTCTTTATCAGAACGTTTTGGTTTGTGGCTTTCTTTTTATCCACCAAGGCAAGAGGAATATCTTGCGATCGTTGCACATTGGTTAGCGCACTTTGGTCTATCGGATAAAGCGATTGAGGCTGCCCGGCCCGAAGCCTTAGTCTGGGCTCTAGAGCGTGGCTCACGTTCAGGACGTGTGGCTTGGCAGTTTGCCAAGCACTGGGCCGGATCCCAATCCGGCAAAAAGTAGTCCATGATAAATCAATCCCGGCCGATCGTTGAGGTCGCTGTCGGAATCCTTTTAAAAGATCAATCATTTGTTTTGATGGGTAAACGACCCAGTGGCAAACCCTATGCAGGCTATTGGGAGTTTCCGGGTGGTAAGCTGGAGGTCAATGAATCCATCACAACTGCCTTAGAGCGTGAGTTATATGAAGAGCTTGGCGTTCGGATTGATTTGGATAAAAACCATTGTCAGGAAATCATGATGCTCGAACATGATTACCCGCACGCCTATGTTCGTCTGCATGTGTGCTTGGTTGATCGCTGGGAGGGGGAGCCAGTTGGCCTAGAAAATCAAGAGCTATCTTGGCAAAATATATTTAATTCGGAGTTAACGATTAAACCATTATTGCCAGCTGCTTGGCCGATGATTGAAAAAGTTCGTTGGTATTTGAGAAGTACGTAAGCAGTAATCTGCCTAGGTCAAAATTGGCAGAACGTTAACTTAAAGGGAATGTCTTGATTGATGAGGGTAGGCTTAAGATCTTGCTCACACTTAAGCAGCCGAATTGATACCAAATATTTGTTAGCACTAATTTCAGCAAAGAGCGATGGATCCTCTAAGGTAATGCGCATTAATTGATAAACCTTGCCAGAGGGCGCTTGCTGAAACGAGCCCTGATGAGCTAAAACTTCTTTGCTTTCCCCCGACTCGCGTAGCAGTCGTAAAAATAAATGGCAGGCCTCTTGCCAAGGAAGCATAGGGTAAATGAACTTTTGTAAGAGCTCGCGTCTTGAAGAGGCGGGACTATGACGCCAAGCATAAAAACCTGGTAAATCAATTGGACTAGTGCCGCCCGGTGTATGTAAGCGTGTCCGAATTGCATTAAGCCATTCGTTCTCGCCAATGAGCGCATTGGGTTTAATTGCAGACGCATTCACTTGTGCGCTGGCATGCTCTAACTCGGCCATGGTAGATGCCAGCTTTTCTTGATCTACTTCTTTAGAATTCTTGAGTTGGTTGAGCGCAAACTTCTGGCGTTCTAATTCTTTAAGGAGTAGTGACTTGATATCACCCCGGGCGCTAATGTCGCCTAGCTCAAACAAAGTCGTTAAAGCATTATGGTGCAGTTCGGCGTCGTCCGAGCGTGCAAAGTGATTAAACCGGTCGAACAAATACTCCAGTCGGAGCATGCTTCGGACTAGTTCATTAAAGGGGTATTCGTAAATAATCACAGGGTTTTATTTTATGCTGACCCTTGGCAAAAAAACTACAAATCCAGCATTTTTTGATGAAGACGGTCGACTTCCACCTCAAGGCTAGCGAGATCCCCTTGGTTATGAATCACGGTATCCGCAATTGCCAAGCGCTCAGCCCGGCTTGCCTGATGAGCCATGATGCCCAGCACTTCCTGGCGGTCTAGCTGGCTACGCTCCATCACCCGCCGAATTTGGATCTCTTCCTCACAATCAACCACCGCAATATGATCTAGGTTCTCGGTCCAGGTGCCTGACTCTAGGAGCAGGGGGACTACAAATACCAAGTAGGGAGCATGATTTTCTAAGCCATTTTTAGCCTGGAGTATGGTTTCCTGGCGAATTAGGGGGTGTGTAATGGCTTCCAGTTTTCGTTTGGACTCGGTATCCTTAAATACGTACTCACGCATTTTTGCTCGGTTGAGCGATCCATCCGGAAGGATGAACTCAGGCCCAAATTGGCTTTTAATAGGATCCACTGCTATCCCCCCGGCGGCGCTTATTTGGTGGGCTATTTGATCGGCGTCGATCACCCAGGCCCCGCGCTTTGCCAAAAATGAGGCAACACTCGACTTGCCCGACCCAATACCCCCGGTCAGGCCTAAAAATGGAACTTTTCCTTTTAAATCAAGGAGTGAGCGAGTGGACTTATCCATAGTATTTCTATGATGCCAGCAAATGCTAGAAAGGGGCCAAAGGGAAAGGGGTGAGTAGACGGTAATTTTTGATACTTGAGCCAAAGGAGGCCCCCAATAATCCCGCAAAAGGCAGCTAGAACCAATATCCATAACGCACTATGGATTCCAAGCCAAGCTCCTAGGCCTGCTAAAAGTTTGGCGTCCCCCATGCCAAGACCATGGCGTGCGCGAACTTTTTTGTAGAGTTGATTAATGATCCACAGGAGTGAATACCCCAATATGGCACCGGTCCATGCTAAGTATGGCTCGCACCATGGGAATGGCGAGAGGGAATTAAAGACAAGACCTAAGGCAATCATTGGGTAAGTGAATCGATTGGGGATTAAAAACCGCTGAATATCAATCCATGCCACATAAACGAGGATTAGGATGAGACCGACTCGAAGGATGAAATCAAGCCACATCAAATGATTCTGCCTAATGAAAAAATAGGTAAGTAGAGCGTCAAGAGTAATCCTGCTACCAGAAGACCAAGAAAAATAATAAACACGGGCTCTAGGCTTTGACTAAGAATGGCTAACCGATGCTCTAGCTGATTTTCAAACGAGCGAGACCGATTGATTAGCATGGTATTGAGCATACCGGTTCGAGCGCCTATTTCAAGCAATTGCACGGTTTCAGAATCAAAGAATCGACCATTAGGATCAATGCGCTTCATGGCAAGCCCAAGATCCCAACCTAAGGAAAGTTGCTTAAATAACTTAGCACTCAAATCATGACTGAGCCAATGATTGGATGATTGTGCACAAATACGGATCGACTCTAAGAGACTTAAGCCGGATTGCAGTAAATGCGCAATATTTTGGCACCACGTGATTTGATGTGATAGTCGGATCAAATCCCCAAATATCGGAATCTGAAAGCAATGACGATCACACCACTTTTGAAACCAGATTGATTTTCTCCAAAGAATTAGCACGGCGACGCCTGTCATAAACATTACACCCATAATCACTAGCGCATGCTCATTCAAACCTCTCGAAAGACCAATCAACAACTGAGTACTCATGGGTAATTCAGCGTGAAAGTGATGAAAGATCTCCTCAAAGCTGGGTATAACCCACAACAACATGGTGATGACCATTAGCATTGCAGTAGCAAAGGTAATTGCAGGGTAGGTCAGCGCTTGCTTCATTTGCTGCACAAGTGATTCCTTAGCAAGCAATTGTTGATGAATTAAAAAAAGCGATTGCTCTAATGCCCCCGTTTTCTCACCAATTGATATTAAGCCAATACAAATCGGACTAAACCATTTACCCTTTGCAGAAAGGCTGGTCGCCAAACTGTGGCCACTTTTGAGTCCTTGAATCGTATGTGACAGAAATGCTCTCCAATGCTTGGGGGAGCACTGCTCTAGCAGATTGAGAGCTTCAAGGAGCGGCACCCCTGCTTGCAAAATACTATGAAGCCGGTATGTAAAGTTGATTTGATCGCGAAGAGAAAGAGAGCGTCCAATCATCATGGAAGTTCATGAAGTAAAACCGACTGGTCAATTAACCCTTGATGGAATAAGGCATCAGCTTGATGTCGCATTGAGCGAAACCCATCCGTAATAGCAACTTCTTCAAGTTCCGTTGCGGTCACTTCTAATTCGATCGCGGCAATGAGCTTGGGAGAGAAGGGCAGTACCTCATGAATTGCAAACCGCCCCTGCTGTGAGTTCTGATACCGAACTAAGCGCTGGGAACTTACAAATAATAGATTTTGTGCGATCGAGTGGGGCTCTACCCCAAAATTTCGTAGCCGTTCGATGCACGACAAAGCTTCGCGGGTATGAATGGTACTCAGTACCAAGTGACCCGTTTGCGCTGCACTCACAGCAAGTTTGGCTGTTTCTGAATCACGGATTTCACCAATCATCATGACATCAGGATCTTGTCGT is a window from the Polynucleobacter sp. HIN11 genome containing:
- the secA gene encoding preprotein translocase subunit SecA — translated: MVLGLIKTLVGSSNDRLLKQYRKVVSKVNALEANLQALDDFALQAKTAEFKQRIAAGEALDDLAAEAFAVVREASVRVMKMRHFDVQIMGALALHQGKIAEMGTGEGKTLTATLAVYLNALSGKGVHVVTVNDYLAERDAEWMSKLYTFLGLTVGINLSQMNHEAKQKAYAADITYGTNNEFGFDYLRDNMVQDVAQRVQRGLSYAIVDEVDSILIDEARTPLIISGQAEDHTDLYIKMNALPAHLDPQVGEEKSDGSGVIKPGDYWVDEKSHQVYLTERGHEKAEQILTQIGLLKEGDSLYAPQNINLMHHLYAALRAHSLYHRDQHYVVQGGEVIIVDEFTGRLMQGRRWSDGLHQAVEAKEKVGIQNENQTLATITFQNYFRMYQKLAGMTGTADTEAYEFKEIYGLETVVIPPNRPSRRLDRQDQIYKTSPERYAAVTKDIKECYERGQPVLVGTTSIENSELISKLLDKEKLSHQVLNAKQHAREAEIIAQAGRPKMITIATNMAGRGTDIVLGGNVERQSLLIEADESLSDAEKAKRIQQLKDEWQGLHDAVVNAGGLHIIGTERHESRRIDNQLRGRAGRQGDPGSSRFYLSLDDPLLRIFAGDRLRAVMDRLKMPEGEPIEAGMVTRSIESAQRKVEGRNFDIRKQLLEYDDVANDQRKETYRLRNQILESKDIGDLIANLCEDVFTAIVRNYVPVESMEEQWDIPALEHLLANEWGITVDLQGWIANADTVDDEEIVTRVIEAAKKNYKAKEELTGRESFASFERSVMLYSLDIHWREHLAALDRLRQGIHLRGYAQKDPKQEYRREAFELYAELLDVVKNDVIKTVFTVQIKNASELDEAAETIADDSQVKEMQFKHNQFAEGESIPVEQVEHAIAPAPVRDGPKIGRNDPCHCGSGKKYKHCHGKIA
- the argJ gene encoding bifunctional glutamate N-acetyltransferase/amino-acid acetyltransferase ArgJ, whose protein sequence is MAVNFPILDPKSLSPISGLALGFAQAGIKRANRKDVLVMRLVPGSAVAGVFTQNRFCAAPVQLCKQHLLEANPIEALIVNTGNANAGTGEEGLRRAFQTCEVLANSFGLSPEQVLPFSTGVIMEQLPADKIVAAIPQAVAQLSEDNWFAAAQAIMTTDTLPKAASQTINTEQGPIVITGISKGAGMIQPNMATMLGFVGTNVQVDRGLLQELTAEAANLSFNAITIDGDTSTNDSFIVMATGQSLIRIQSRSDPLYSLFRKGLIAISQQLAQLIVRDGEGATKFITICVKGGKNSLECKQVAKAIAHSPLVKTAFFASDPNLGRILAAVGYAGIDDLDSGKVQLWLDDVWVAKDGGRHPNYQEEQGQAVMKQSEITVTVDLGRGDAMETVWTCDLSHEYVSINADYRS
- a CDS encoding ATP-binding protein, yielding MNDKLDRLLDHLETFLPKPLTDAEWQTAKAFRWQRRDSIFGRIGFLKPVKHLSPISFQDLKHIDRQRDAIIDNTRHFVEKKPANNILLTGARGTGKSSLIKACLNQFASQGLRLVEVDKDHLADLPDITEILAARPERFIVFCDDLSFEDGESGYKAMKSALDGSISAQVDNILIYATSNRRHLLPEYMKDNESYVHTDDGEIHPGEVVEEKISLSERFGLWLSFYPPRQEEYLAIVAHWLAHFGLSDKAIEAARPEALVWALERGSRSGRVAWQFAKHWAGSQSGKK
- a CDS encoding NUDIX domain-containing protein produces the protein MINQSRPIVEVAVGILLKDQSFVLMGKRPSGKPYAGYWEFPGGKLEVNESITTALERELYEELGVRIDLDKNHCQEIMMLEHDYPHAYVRLHVCLVDRWEGEPVGLENQELSWQNIFNSELTIKPLLPAAWPMIEKVRWYLRST
- the zapD gene encoding cell division protein ZapD, with translation MIIYEYPFNELVRSMLRLEYLFDRFNHFARSDDAELHHNALTTLFELGDISARGDIKSLLLKELERQKFALNQLKNSKEVDQEKLASTMAELEHASAQVNASAIKPNALIGENEWLNAIRTRLHTPGGTSPIDLPGFYAWRHSPASSRRELLQKFIYPMLPWQEACHLFLRLLRESGESKEVLAHQGSFQQAPSGKVYQLMRITLEDPSLFAEISANKYLVSIRLLKCEQDLKPTLINQDIPFKLTFCQF
- the coaE gene encoding dephospho-CoA kinase (Dephospho-CoA kinase (CoaE) performs the final step in coenzyme A biosynthesis.) — its product is MDKSTRSLLDLKGKVPFLGLTGGIGSGKSSVASFLAKRGAWVIDADQIAHQISAAGGIAVDPIKSQFGPEFILPDGSLNRAKMREYVFKDTESKRKLEAITHPLIRQETILQAKNGLENHAPYLVFVVPLLLESGTWTENLDHIAVVDCEEEIQIRRVMERSQLDRQEVLGIMAHQASRAERLAIADTVIHNQGDLASLEVEVDRLHQKMLDL
- a CDS encoding prepilin peptidase; protein product: MWLDFILRVGLILILVYVAWIDIQRFLIPNRFTYPMIALGLVFNSLSPFPWCEPYLAWTGAILGYSLLWIINQLYKKVRARHGLGMGDAKLLAGLGAWLGIHSALWILVLAAFCGIIGGLLWLKYQKLPSTHPFPFGPFLAFAGIIEILWISPLAHSLI
- a CDS encoding type II secretion system F family protein — protein: MMIGRSLSLRDQINFTYRLHSILQAGVPLLEALNLLEQCSPKHWRAFLSHTIQGLKSGHSLATSLSAKGKWFSPICIGLISIGEKTGALEQSLFLIHQQLLAKESLVQQMKQALTYPAITFATAMLMVITMLLWVIPSFEEIFHHFHAELPMSTQLLIGLSRGLNEHALVIMGVMFMTGVAVLILWRKSIWFQKWCDRHCFQIPIFGDLIRLSHQITWCQNIAHLLQSGLSLLESIRICAQSSNHWLSHDLSAKLFKQLSLGWDLGLAMKRIDPNGRFFDSETVQLLEIGARTGMLNTMLINRSRSFENQLEHRLAILSQSLEPVFIIFLGLLVAGLLLTLYLPIFSLGRII